The Onthophagus taurus isolate NC chromosome 2, IU_Otau_3.0, whole genome shotgun sequence genome includes a window with the following:
- the LOC111425907 gene encoding small ribosomal subunit protein eS21: MENDAGEFVDLYRPRKCSASNRIIHAKDHASIQLAIVDVDPVTGRMTDTTKNYALCGAIRRMGESDDCIVRLAKKDGLLAPNF, from the exons ATGGAAAACGACGCTGGTGAATTCGTTGATTTATACCGCCCGAGAAAATG ttCTGCTAGCAACAGAATTATTCACGCTAAAGATCACGCCTCAATTCAATTGGCGATTGTTGATGTTGATCCCGTTACGGGAAGGATGACGGACACAACTAAAAATTACGCTTTATGTGGGGCTATTCGACGAATGGGAGAATCCGACGATTGTATTGTTAGGTTAGCTAAAAAAGATGGTTTACTTGCACc CAATTTTTAA